The nucleotide sequence tgctgggggcgggctggggaggggctgcagtgacagcagatggagcaggcagggacCCCCAGCCCGAGGCATCTTCCTAGCGATGGGGACATCGTGTCAGAGACAAGTGTGGCACCGTGCCAAAGGAAGTCCTGGCTGCTCACCTCCCTGGAAGCCTTGGGGACCCCACATCCCACCTTTCCCCCCTCCATTCCCCCCTTCCCAAGCCCACCAAAGATGCTGCTTTCCCAGTCAGCATCCAAGCCACAGGTTCCCCATGGTTGTAGCCCCTTTCATCTGTCCAACCCACCCTTGACCTCCACCCGCACTACCCCAGGTCCCCCAGACCACAtttcctctcccctcatctCCAGCTAGAGCCACCCTGGattcctcccagcagctctgcttggcctcagccacccccagctcccccataCTGGCCAAGGACTTGGGCTTCCCAATCCCATCTCATCTTCCCTGAGCAATGCCATAAACCCAGGATTGGGGGAGGACCCATCCACTGCTCTGGGACCAGCTGAAACCCTCCCAAGATGCTCCCCACACCCATGGGATCCTGGGGGCTTTACTGGGACAGCTGATTTGCCCAGTTAGGACCAAGCCCATAGCTGGGATCTGCTGGTGACCACAGCCCCGGGCTTGCTGGGGTCACATCTGGACTTGCAGAGGGGCTTGAGGTCACCCTGGGGGTGAGGCTGATGGAACTGCTATCCCGTGGCCACCCCAGCATGCTGAAAATAGACCAGGGTGATCCCATCTTCTCCAAACATCTCCCCACCCTTCCGGGATGCTTTGCTGACTGGAAACTCCACCCAGGCTGGGTAGAACTAGTAGAATTTGTGGCATCACCTAGGGACACCCCTGAGCTCAGGGACACCCCTGGGTGGGACGCATGGTGAGGTGGGATCCCATGGGATCCTTCGGatcctgagcagagcagtgtgatGGAGCTGAGGCCATGACAGACATCAGAGTTGGAGAGGGGCAAGAAACCAGGGTTTGCAGTGCAGCCCCCCCCGACCAGCATTCCCCACGTACCAGGGGTGATTCCAGGGATGCTCCTGGACCCCCCAGGCTGATACTGGTCCCTCCACTGTGTCCTCAGCCCGGGAGCAGCTGCGGAGGTCCCGCCACAGCCGAACCTTCCTGGTGGAGTCAGGAGTTGGGGAGCTCTGGTCAGAAATGCAGGCAGGTAGGAGGGGGGAcaggctcccagcagctgccagtgccCTGGAGAGGGTTCACTTGGGGGGGGAGAAACACAAGCAGAGGTTCCCACTGGTGCTGCCTGGTCGTTGGGGTCATCCTGGGACAGGGGATGGGGGGCTGGATGTCATCTCCACTGCATCCTTCTGAGGGTGACACAGGTGACCCTGCCCGGATCTGTCCCTTGGCCTTGATCCAGTAGATGATGCTGCTTAGGGCAGGGTCTGTCTGTCACCTACCTCTCCCCTTGTTCCAAGCCACCACTGCCACAtccacctcctgccctccaaaccttcctctgctgtgtttcaggAGGGGGCAAAAGAACCCACCCCCCAAATCTCATATTTTGGTCATAGTTGCATTTTTCCCTGGGGAAAACACAGCTATGGGGCCATGTCCCTGGGATGGGGGGTCCCAgggtgccagccctgctgctgggaggctaGGGGAGCCCCAGAGCCCCGGCTCAGGCACTGCCCCTGCCCGCAGGTGACCGTTACATCGTGGCAGACTGCGGCGGTGGCACCGTGGACCTCACCGTGCACCAGATCGAGAAGCCGCAGGGCACGCTGAAGGAGCTCTACAAAGCCTCAGGTGGGCTGCAGCTCCCAAAGCCATCCTGCACCACCCGGCTGGGACCCACTCTCCTGGGCTAGAGTCCCCTCCCTGTCAGCTGCGggctggtggctgtggctgtggcaccaTCTGGTGTCAGCAGGGAGCacggcaggggctgggggggctgaGTGGATAAGGCTGTTAGTGGGGGTGCTGGGTTGAGAGAGGGGCAGGAGTGCTGGGTTGGGGGGGTTCAGGGGGCACAGGGGTGCTGGGTTGGAGGTGGATACAGTGGGACAAAGGTGCTGAGTTGGGGATGTTGGTGGGCCAGGGGTGCTGAGTTGGGGGGCTTCAGGTGGGAcaagggtgctgggctggggagtgACAAGGTGGGATGGGGTGCTAGGTGGGAGAGGGACAAGGGGGACAGGGATGCTGAGCTGGGGGGTGTCAGTTGGGCAGGGATGTGAGTGGCAGAGGGTAGGGGTGCAGGGTGGGACAGGGGCTGAACCCCAGGGCACCCTCATTTGGGGGCATGAAACACCAGCAGTGGCTCAGGCAGGGTGGGCACAAGGTGACTCAAGGCTGGGACATGCCCTGACCCCTGCCCATGGGTTCCCCACCTTGCTCTCAGGGGCACACAAAACCCTTGGTCTCAGCCCATCGCAGGGGGGGTGAGATTTGGGCACGTCATGGTCATGGGCCCCCAGTAGTGACTCCTGAGTGACAGCCACCAGCCTGGGTGCCCCTGTAGAGCTGGGCACGGGGCTGGAAAGGCACCAAGCAGAACCCAGGGACCCCCAACAAAGTGCCCTTTGTCCAGGGGACTGCTGTTCCCactgcctgtcctctccctgctcctggggcacatgtccctgccagtgcaggacctgcctttGTTCCCTGGTCCAACCCTGGGTGGGAGGCTCCCTTCCATGTCCCCTCACCCTGATGCCCCCAGAAAAGAACCAAAACAGGGCTGGGGGCCGTGGCCTGACACAGAAAATGCCCCAGGTGCTGCTAAGGGGAGATGGTGATGGGGACCATGGGGACAGGAGTGGCACGGGGAGGCTGCCTgacccagcccctctgcaggagGTCCCTATGGGGCCATAGGGGTGGACCTGGCCTTCGAGAAGCTGCTGTGCCACATTTTCGGGGAGGATTTCATTGCCACCTTCAAGGCCAAGCGCCCTGCAGCTTGGGTGGACCTGACCATCGCCTTCGAAGCACGGAagagggcagcagctccctcccgTGCCAGCCCCCTCAACAtctccctgcccttctccttcATCGACTTCTACCGCAAGCACCGCGGCCAGAACGTGGAGACCGCCCTCAAGAAGAGCAAGTGAGGACCTGGGGAGGGGGACAATGGGGAGGAGGTGGCCCTGGAGAGAGCTAAACTGCCTGGGAGTAGAGGGCAAGGACAGCTCCTGGgtctgctgggctgggaaggaggaatTCCAGATGCAAAgagaaatgggcagattcaggttggatgttaggaggaaattcttccccatgaggctggtgagacactggcacaggttgctcagggaggtggtggaaacctcatccctggaggtttttaaggccaggctggatgtggctctgagcaacctgatctagtgtgaggtgtccctgcccatggacaGGGCATGTcccatgtcccttccaaccctaacaattctgtgattctccttcCCCAGTGTCAACTTTGTGAAGTGGTCATCCCAAGGGATGCTGCGGATGTCCTCAGAGGCCATGAGCGAGCTCTTCCAGCCCACCATCAGCCAGATCATCAAACACATCGgtaggtcctgcagctggagcgTCCCCTGGGACCCAGCATGCTGCAGCACCATCTCCAGCCATGCCCAGTGCCCACCACATCAGGGTAGAAGGTCGTgggcagctcccccagccctgccccaatgtagaatcatagaattgttagggttggaagggacctcaaggatcatccagttccaacctccctgcctgggagggaggttggaactggatgatccttgaggtcccttccaaccatgggcatgggcagggacacctcacactagagcaggttgctcacagccacatccagcctggccttaaaaacctccagggttgaggtttccaccacctctctgggcaacctgtgccagtctctcaccactctcatggggaagaacttcctaacatccaatctgaatctccccatttctagatttgttccattccccccagtcctgtcactccctgacatcctaaaaagtccctccccagctttcttgtagcccccttcagacactggaagtccacaataaggtctcctcggagccttctcttctccagactgaacagccccaactctcccagcctgttctcacaggagaggtgctccagccctctgctcatcctcctaacatccccctcccctcctcagaCGACCTCCTGAAGAAGCCAGAGGTCCAAGGCATCAAGTTCCTTTTCCTGGTGGGGGGCTTCGCGGAGTCAGCCATGCTGCAGAGCGCCATCCAGGCAGCCTTCGGCTCCGCCTGCCGAGTCATCATCCCGCAGGACGTGGGGCTGACCATCCTCAAGGGGGCCGTGCTCTTCGGCCTCGACCCCACCATTGTGCGCGTCCGCCGCTCCCCCCTCACCTACGGCGTGGGGGTGCTCAACAAGTTCGTGGAAGGAAAGCACCCCCgggagaagctgctggtgaAGGAGGGCAAGCAGTGGTGCACGGACATCTTCGAGAAGTTCGTCTCCGTCGACCAGTCGGTGGCGCTGGGGGAGGTGGTGCAGCGCAGCTACTGCCCGGCCCGCCCGGGCCAGCGCAAGACCATCATCAACATCTACTGCAGCGCCACCGACGACGTCGAATACATCACCGACCCCGGCGTGCGCAAGTGCGGCACCGtcagcctggagctggaggcGCTGGGCGATGCTGCCGGCCCGGCCCGCGCCCGCCGGGAGATCCGCGCCAGCATGCAATTCGGCGACACCGAGATCAAGGTCACCGCCATGGACATCCGCACCGCCAAGACCGTCAGGGCCACCATCGACTTCCTCTCCAACTGAGcatcctccaccaccacccccccagccctgccatggggacagaTGGGGAACAGCCGCCGGCGCTGGACCCCCACCAGCCTCTGTGTTAGAGGCACCTGCGTTGGGTTCCAGACCCTCACCAAGATCCCTGCATTGGGCTATGGACCCCCCCTCCAGCCTCTGTGTTGGGCTCCAGACCCTCATCAGCCCCCTGCATTGGGCTATGGATCCCCACTAGCCTCTGTGTTAGGCTCTGGACCAGCACCTGCACTGGGCTCcagaccctccccagcccccccacACTGGGCTCTGGGCTCCCACCAGCCTCTGTGTTGGGCTCCAGCCCCACAAGATCCCCCATGGGCACAAGATGCTGAACAAAGGAAACAAGCAGCTCATGGACCTGGCCACTGGACTCCTCCACCCCCCTTGCAGCTTCCCCCTTCCTCGTGGGACCCCAAAGCTGCCAGGCATGAAAATGGGTCAAGACCCAACTGAAGTGGGTCAGGACTGAAATGAGTGGGGGGTCCAACTGTCCCAAGGAGTGACTGCACCCCCACCACAGCCAGGTTCACACAGCCCATTGGGGGTGCCCAAATAAATGTACATAACCCCAGCCCTGGGgtcccccagctccttttcaTCAGGTCGCAGCCACCAGCTCCAACAACTCCTAGGGGAAGGTTCCTGGAGGTGAACCAAACTCCAGCCCCTTCTCAGCTGAATTTATTGTCTCCCCTTGATGTTTTGTGCTTagtccccccacccccaggcaCACACAGAGGTGCAGATATAGAGATctctatatttatatttatatatatatatatatatatataggcacAGAAAGCCTCCTGGTGCTTCCCAAACAGCCGCTTCAGGTccttactggggaaaaaaaaaaacaacaaacaaacaaagaagccAACTGGAAGGAGACTGAGGTGCTGGCTGTAACACAAGGACACAGACACAGGGACATGGCCACTCAATTCCCACCCCCTACCCCGACACCTCCCCCAGGCCATGCCCCAAGCTCTGCTCCACACCCCAGGAGGCAACATTTCAGCCTGGGGGGAGTTGGTTCAGCTCCCTCCATGAAGTTCCCCTCTCTTGGGGAGGAAAGcaagaggagagcagcaagagaggctggaggcagcaagCAGGGTCCTGGTGCACCAGCATTTGGGGTGACACCCCCGCAcacaccacccacccccaaTCCTGCCAGCGGGGTGGGGATAAgttgaggagcagcagcagcagcagcaacttgtCCCTagagctgcagcccctgggaCCTGCTGACATCATGAGGAGAAGGTCggggggtgggggcaggggggaggtggtttttctgtctcttcacTTGGAGCTTCCCCCTCCGGAGCCgcaggggagcaggagggcagGGTCTAGTCGAAGCCGTGCCAGTCGCTCTGCTCCGAGTCGTACTCCAGCTCGGCGCCCACGCAGCGCACCCCGTCCAGCAGCATCGGCGTGCCGTGGTGCCGGTCTGTGGGATACCAGGGGGCAGTGATGGCAGGGCCACCGCCCACGGCCTGAGCCTGCCCCCTCCTGGGGCTCGTCTCAACCTTTGCAGAGCCTGAAGGGGGAGTTTTGAGGCTCGCAGCTTCTTGTCCTCACTCCCACACTCCCCTCACACCAGGGATGGATGGTGGCACCCAGGAGATGGCACCTTGGTGGCACCCTGTCCCCAGGTAACACCAAGAGTGGTCACTGCCCTCACAGGGTTCACCCCCTGGGATGCCAAGGCTCAGGTGCCGCAGTGCTCAAGGTGCTGGGACATGGGGTGGGGACACAGTGAGGTGGCAGGGTGGGCCTGGGAGGATGGATGCAGGGAGCAACCCTGGCTCTCCAGAatcagcagaaggcagcaggtcTCCAGTCAGGACTGCCAGAGCTCCCTGTtactggctgtgctggggaggaaTTGCTGCTCCGAAGCCAAGGAACTGGCCAAGACCCCCAGCCCACTGCCTGCTGGCACTGGCAGACCCTTACCCATGACACGGGCTTGAACCACCACCTTGAGAGAGGCACCCTCGCTGGTCTCACTGGCCAGGACCATCTCCTCCTTCAGGACACCCTCCTTGTGTGCTGTGTACTCACACTTCACGCTGTAACCTGGGGACAGAGACAACCTGAGAGCTGGGTTTCAGCTGCCTCCATCCTTCCGGCCCTGcctccatccttcctgccctgcctgcaccctgagggacaccagcacaagccctgctgggctccctccccatcctgtgcctcagtttccccacctgTAAGGCAGAGAGAAGGATGCTGAGCCTAGGTAAAGCATAAAAAACAACTCCACAGAGATGCAGTGGAGCTTCCCAGTGCTGATCTGaggacaaccccagctccctcagctgctcctcacgaGACCTGtgttctagacccttcaccagcttcactgcccttctcacagaatcacagaatcaataaggttagaaaagacctcaaggatcatcgagtccaacctgtcacccaagacctcatgactactaaaccatggcaccaagtgccacatccaatcccctcttgaacacctccaggaatggtgactccaccacctccctgggcagcccattccaatggccaaccactctctctgtggagaactttctcctcacctccagcctaaacctcccctggcacagcttgagactgtgtcctcttgttctggtgctggttgcctgggagaagagaccaaccccctcctggctacaacctcccttcaggtagttgtagagagcaatgaggtctcccctgagcctcctcttctccaggctaaacagtcccagctccctcagcctctcctcacagggcttgtgctcaaggcctctcaccagcctcgttgcccttctctggacacgctccagcaattcaacatctttcctaaactgaggggcccagaactggacacaggactcaaggtgtggcctaaccagtgctgtgtactggggtacaatgacctccctgctcctgctggccacactatgcctgatgcaggccaggatgccattggctctcttggccacctgggcacactgctggctcatgttcagctgctgtcaaccagtacccccaggtccctttccacctggctgctctccagccactctgaccccagcctgtagctctgcatggggttgttgtggccaaagtgcagcacccagcacttggatttgttgaatgccatcctgttggactctgcccatctgtccagcctgtcaaggtccctctgcagagcccttctgtcctctaacagatcaacacctgctcccagcttggtgtcatctgcaaatttactgatgactgactcaatcccctcatgtgtcccttctctggacactctccagcacctcaatgtccttcttggagaggGGCCAAAAATTGCCAGGCCCTTGCTCCTTGCAGGGCAGAAGGGACATGGAAAGACCCCCTGAAGCCTCCAGCTCAGTGGGGGTGAAGGTTGGCCCTGGCCTCGTGTGCCCCCCCCAGTGCACggacagagctggcagagggaggTGATCACTTgatgtgaagaagaaaaaaaagcccaacatgCAAATaaaggagaggcagaaggtgaaaccagctcagcacagcatcaGTGAGACCCCATGTCAAACCCCTCTTCAGCAgagggctgaggagctggagaggagcagggccaggagccCAAGGGGAGCTCAGGGTTGGGAAAGGCTTCCTGTGCTCAGATCTGGCAGCTCCACCTGCAGTGGGGATGAAAGGTTGtacctgcaggcaggaggaagtTCTGAGCTCCTTATCTCCATCCCACGCTCACCTGGGGCCATTCtgttgctgtggctgtgccaggtCAGAGCCCcagtcaccagccctgctgtggtTGCCACCGCAGCCAGGAGCCTGGCACCATCTTGTGCCCTGGCTGGGCAGCCCCGGGGCTGGATTTGGGCAACCTGGCaagctccatccctgcctgcagccacggATGTGGGAAGCAGAGCCTTGAGAGGAAGCTCAGCTGGCACCAGGACCCCAAGGACCTTGGGGACAGACAATGGTGTGAGGCACCAGCCTCCTCTGGGTGccaccagagctgctcagggtcCCCAAAGGGCtcctttccccagtgcctggccCCATGCCCGGGCTGAGGTGCCAGCCTGAGGTGGGAAGCTTCAAGCAAACAAAgcttaagtgctttgctgggctggggccagcGGCAGCACGGGAAGAGCCACAGCCCATCCCTGCCAGCCAGAGCCCTGCCCCTAGCAGGGGACACAGGAGAGCCACAGCCCATCCCTGC is from Indicator indicator isolate 239-I01 chromosome 23, UM_Iind_1.1, whole genome shotgun sequence and encodes:
- the HSPA12B gene encoding heat shock 70 kDa protein 12B isoform X2, giving the protein MGANGERCHTPTPPGSPGTLHDSCSIAPLTPSQSPRSEARAQQAPSFAVVVAIDFGTTSSGYAFSFSSDPEAIHMMRKWEGGDPGVANQKTPTSLLLTPEGAFHSFGYTARDYYHDLDPEEARDWLYFEKFKMKIHSTSDLTMKTELEAVNGKKMQALEVFAHALRFFKQHAVQLQDQCPSLPERGAIRWVITVPAIWKQPAKQFMREAAYKAGLVSPENPEQLLIALEPEAASIYCRKLRLHQLIDLSCRPPANGLAPDHTIDSSFRQAREQLRRSRHSRTFLVESGVGELWSEMQAGDRYIVADCGGGTVDLTVHQIEKPQGTLKELYKASGGPYGAIGVDLAFEKLLCHIFGEDFIATFKAKRPAAWVDLTIAFEARKRAAAPSRASPLNISLPFSFIDFYRKHRGQNVETALKKSNVNFVKWSSQGMLRMSSEAMSELFQPTISQIIKHIDDLLKKPEVQGIKFLFLVGGFAESAMLQSAIQAAFGSACRVIIPQDVGLTILKGAVLFGLDPTIVRVRRSPLTYGVGVLNKFVEGKHPREKLLVKEGKQWCTDIFEKFVSVDQSVALGEVVQRSYCPARPGQRKTIINIYCSATDDVEYITDPGVRKCGTVSLELEALGDAAGPARARREIRASMQFGDTEIKVTAMDIRTAKTVRATIDFLSN
- the HSPA12B gene encoding heat shock 70 kDa protein 12B isoform X1 produces the protein MAMLLEPGLQSLRMGANGERCHTPTPPGSPGTLHDSCSIAPLTPSQSPRSEARAQQAPSFAVVVAIDFGTTSSGYAFSFSSDPEAIHMMRKWEGGDPGVANQKTPTSLLLTPEGAFHSFGYTARDYYHDLDPEEARDWLYFEKFKMKIHSTSDLTMKTELEAVNGKKMQALEVFAHALRFFKQHAVQELQDQCPSLPERGAIRWVITVPAIWKQPAKQFMREAAYKAGLVSPENPEQLLIALEPEAASIYCRKLRLHQLIDLSCRPPANGLAPDHTIDSSFRQAREQLRRSRHSRTFLVESGVGELWSEMQAGDRYIVADCGGGTVDLTVHQIEKPQGTLKELYKASGGPYGAIGVDLAFEKLLCHIFGEDFIATFKAKRPAAWVDLTIAFEARKRAAAPSRASPLNISLPFSFIDFYRKHRGQNVETALKKSNVNFVKWSSQGMLRMSSEAMSELFQPTISQIIKHIDDLLKKPEVQGIKFLFLVGGFAESAMLQSAIQAAFGSACRVIIPQDVGLTILKGAVLFGLDPTIVRVRRSPLTYGVGVLNKFVEGKHPREKLLVKEGKQWCTDIFEKFVSVDQSVALGEVVQRSYCPARPGQRKTIINIYCSATDDVEYITDPGVRKCGTVSLELEALGDAAGPARARREIRASMQFGDTEIKVTAMDIRTAKTVRATIDFLSN